A region of Faecalibacterium taiwanense DNA encodes the following proteins:
- a CDS encoding iron ABC transporter permease — protein sequence MTRTRRLAAAYIALAAAVAVLFALNLFWGSVSLAPGAVLTALLGKGGDALAGNIILQLRLPRAVMAALLGAALSAAGYLLQTFFANPIAGPFVMGVSSGAKLAVALTMVVFLDRGMLTSSATMIAAAFAGAMASMAFVLAVARRVQRMSILVICGVMIGYICSAITDIVVAFAQDSNIVNLHNWSQGSFSGVTWANVQAAALVVLPALAASFLLSKPMAAYQMGEEYARSVGVNVKPFSAALVLLSSLLAACVTAFAGPISFVGIAVPHLVKQLLGSAKPLYVLPGCCLGGAAFCLFCDLLARSLFAPTELSISSVTAVFGAPVVIWLLVRRNSEREGA from the coding sequence ATGACCCGTACCAGACGCCTTGCAGCCGCCTATATTGCCCTTGCGGCAGCCGTGGCTGTGCTTTTTGCGCTGAACCTGTTCTGGGGCAGCGTATCCCTTGCACCGGGTGCGGTGCTGACGGCGCTGCTGGGCAAGGGCGGCGATGCGCTTGCGGGGAACATCATCCTGCAGCTGCGCCTGCCCCGCGCGGTCATGGCGGCGCTGTTGGGGGCAGCCCTCAGCGCGGCAGGCTACCTTCTGCAGACCTTTTTTGCAAACCCCATTGCCGGGCCATTTGTTATGGGCGTTTCCAGCGGCGCAAAGCTGGCGGTGGCCCTGACCATGGTGGTGTTTCTGGACCGCGGGATGCTGACCAGCTCGGCCACGATGATCGCGGCTGCCTTTGCGGGTGCCATGGCTTCCATGGCCTTTGTGCTGGCGGTGGCCCGGCGGGTGCAGCGCATGAGCATTCTGGTCATCTGCGGTGTGATGATCGGCTATATCTGCTCCGCCATCACCGATATCGTGGTGGCCTTTGCACAGGACTCCAACATCGTCAATCTGCACAACTGGTCGCAGGGCAGCTTTTCCGGCGTGACATGGGCCAATGTACAGGCTGCGGCACTGGTGGTGCTGCCTGCGCTGGCGGCATCCTTTCTGCTTTCCAAGCCCATGGCCGCCTATCAGATGGGCGAGGAGTACGCCCGCAGCGTGGGCGTGAATGTCAAGCCTTTCTCGGCAGCGCTGGTGCTGCTATCCAGCCTGCTGGCGGCCTGTGTCACTGCCTTTGCGGGGCCGATCTCCTTTGTAGGCATCGCGGTGCCGCACCTTGTCAAGCAGCTGCTGGGCAGCGCAAAGCCGCTGTATGTGCTGCCGGGGTGCTGCTTGGGCGGTGCGGCTTTCTGCCTGTTCTGCGACCTGCTGGCCCGCAGTCTGTTCGCGCCCACGGAGCTGTCCATCAGCTCGGTCACGGCCGTGTTCGGCGCGCCGGTGGTCATCTGGCTGCTGGTGCGGCGCAATTCAGAGCGGGAGGGCGCATGA
- a CDS encoding ABC transporter substrate-binding protein codes for MKITRNQFLKLIPAAALTLTGCGSKTQPANTESLVFSHHYKLDYAQQFTADCYEGGYTMLTIAESDARFLVVPEDAAEVDGLPADVTVLRQPVENIYLVSTSVMDLLLHLDALDSVAFSGTKAEGWYLPEVKQAMEEGKIAYAGKYSAPDYEQILAAGCRLAIENTMILHTPEVKEQLEHFGIPVLVERSSYESDPLARMEWIKLYGILLGREEQAEQVFSAQETAVQPILSQEPTGKSCAFFSLTTNNLATVRKGSDYVARMIEMAGGSYVFADLTDNGNSLATMNLPLEDFYAGAKDADVLIYNSAIEGMIASVSQLTERFPLLNEFKAVQNGQVWCTTQSLFQQSMELADLIVDMNRVFTKGTPAASTLKFLTHVD; via the coding sequence ATGAAAATCACTCGCAACCAATTTCTGAAACTGATCCCTGCTGCGGCGCTGACGCTGACCGGCTGCGGCAGCAAGACTCAACCTGCCAATACGGAAAGTCTTGTTTTTTCCCATCATTACAAGCTGGACTATGCACAGCAGTTCACAGCGGACTGCTATGAGGGCGGCTATACCATGCTGACCATCGCGGAGTCAGATGCACGGTTCCTTGTTGTGCCGGAAGATGCTGCGGAGGTGGACGGTCTGCCTGCTGATGTGACTGTGCTGCGCCAGCCGGTGGAGAATATTTATCTGGTCTCCACCTCGGTGATGGATCTGCTTTTACATCTGGACGCACTGGACAGCGTGGCCTTTTCCGGCACCAAGGCCGAGGGCTGGTATCTGCCTGAGGTGAAGCAGGCCATGGAAGAGGGAAAAATCGCGTATGCAGGCAAGTACAGCGCCCCGGATTACGAGCAGATCCTGGCAGCGGGCTGCCGCCTTGCCATTGAGAATACCATGATCCTGCACACGCCGGAGGTAAAGGAGCAGCTGGAACACTTTGGCATCCCGGTGCTGGTGGAGCGTTCCAGCTACGAGAGCGACCCGCTGGCCCGCATGGAGTGGATCAAGCTTTACGGCATCCTGCTGGGCAGGGAAGAACAGGCCGAGCAGGTGTTTTCCGCGCAGGAGACAGCCGTTCAGCCCATCCTCTCGCAGGAACCCACGGGAAAAAGCTGTGCCTTCTTCTCGCTGACCACCAACAACCTTGCCACTGTGCGCAAGGGCAGTGACTATGTGGCCCGCATGATCGAAATGGCAGGCGGCAGCTATGTCTTTGCGGACCTGACGGACAATGGTAACAGCCTTGCTACCATGAACCTGCCGCTTGAGGACTTCTATGCAGGTGCAAAGGATGCCGATGTGCTCATCTACAACAGCGCCATCGAGGGCATGATCGCATCGGTGAGCCAGCTGACCGAGCGTTTCCCGCTGCTGAACGAATTCAAAGCGGTGCAGAACGGTCAGGTGTGGTGCACCACCCAGAGCCTGTTCCAGCAGAGCATGGAGCTAGCAGACCTGATCGTGGACATGAACCGGGTGTTTACCAAGGGCACACCTGCCGCCAGTACCCTGAAATTCCTCACCCATGTGGATTAA
- a CDS encoding iron transporter — translation MKRVFSCVVAASLALSLLVGCGASSTASSAASSAASSEAASSVASSAAETAALPDGVYTAEFDTDSSMFHANEACDGKGTLTVENGQMTFHVSLASTHIVNLYLGKASDAADHEADWLQPTTDTVTYSDGTSEEVYGFDIPVTAVDTDFDLAILGTKGKWYDHVVSVRDAVEKAAEAETPADGTYTCDVTLEGGSGRATVESPAALTVADGKMTATIVWSSPNYDYMIVDGEKYLPTNTEGNSTFEIPVSALDTALDVTADTVAMSTPHEIEYTLTFDSASLKAND, via the coding sequence ATGAAACGCGTTTTTTCCTGTGTTGTCGCTGCTTCTCTGGCATTGAGTCTGCTGGTGGGCTGCGGCGCTTCTTCCACGGCATCTTCTGCAGCTTCCAGTGCTGCCAGCTCGGAGGCTGCTTCTTCCGTGGCTTCTTCTGCCGCTGAGACCGCCGCTTTGCCGGATGGCGTGTATACCGCCGAGTTTGACACCGACAGCAGCATGTTCCACGCCAACGAAGCCTGCGACGGCAAGGGCACCCTGACCGTGGAGAACGGCCAGATGACCTTCCATGTCAGCCTTGCTTCCACCCATATCGTCAACCTGTATCTGGGCAAGGCTTCCGATGCCGCCGACCACGAGGCCGACTGGCTGCAGCCCACCACAGATACCGTCACCTATTCCGACGGCACCTCGGAGGAGGTGTACGGCTTTGACATTCCGGTCACTGCGGTGGATACGGACTTTGACCTTGCCATTCTGGGCACCAAGGGCAAGTGGTACGACCATGTCGTCAGCGTGCGTGATGCCGTGGAAAAGGCTGCGGAAGCCGAGACCCCGGCAGACGGCACCTACACCTGTGATGTGACGCTGGAGGGCGGCTCCGGCCGTGCCACCGTGGAGAGCCCCGCCGCCCTGACCGTGGCAGACGGCAAAATGACTGCTACCATCGTGTGGAGCAGCCCGAACTATGATTATATGATCGTGGACGGCGAGAAGTATTTGCCCACTAACACCGAGGGCAATTCCACCTTTGAAATTCCGGTATCGGCGCTGGATACCGCACTGGATGTCACCGCCGATACCGTTGCCATGAGCACCCCCCACGAGATCGAGTATACGCTGACCTTTGATTCTGCAAGTCTGAAGGCTAACGATTGA
- a CDS encoding sirohydrochlorin cobaltochelatase: MRKIETKKLAAAVTALALCAGVLTGCGGAASGTASSTAASSASSEASSEEADEMAAKNVADLIDAIYVQERNEDTDAQCEAAKAAWDALTDTQKELVEGENADPDYFGRDTGDASKDDARNQDDIGDNELLVVSFGTSFNDSRVKDIKGIEDALQAAYPDWSVRRAFTAQIIINHVQARDGEKIDNMQQAMDRAVENGVKNLVVQPTHLMHGAEYDEMMEMIDTYRDKFESVAVAEPLLGEVGSDATIINQDKEDVAKAVTAAAVKEAGYDSLDAAAVDKVAFVFMGHGTSHTAKVSYSQMQTTMQTLGYDNVFIGTVEGKPEETACENVIEAVKAAGYTKVILRPLMVVAGDHANNDMAGEDADSWLSQFKASGAFDSIDCQIAGLGGIEDVQKLYVAHTKAAIDSLNG; this comes from the coding sequence ATGAGAAAGATCGAAACCAAAAAGCTGGCCGCAGCTGTTACGGCTCTGGCTCTGTGCGCCGGCGTGCTCACCGGCTGCGGCGGGGCTGCTTCCGGCACTGCATCCAGCACCGCTGCGTCTTCCGCTTCCAGCGAAGCGAGCAGCGAGGAGGCTGACGAAATGGCAGCAAAGAACGTGGCAGACCTGATCGATGCCATCTATGTGCAGGAGCGCAATGAGGATACCGATGCCCAGTGCGAAGCCGCCAAGGCTGCATGGGATGCCCTGACCGACACCCAGAAGGAACTGGTGGAAGGTGAGAACGCCGACCCCGACTACTTTGGCCGTGACACCGGTGATGCTTCCAAGGACGATGCCCGCAATCAGGACGACATTGGCGACAACGAGCTGCTGGTGGTCTCCTTCGGCACCTCCTTCAACGACAGCCGCGTGAAGGACATCAAGGGCATCGAGGATGCTCTGCAGGCCGCATACCCGGATTGGTCTGTGCGCCGCGCATTCACCGCACAGATCATCATCAACCATGTGCAGGCTCGTGACGGCGAAAAGATCGACAACATGCAGCAGGCCATGGACCGCGCTGTGGAAAACGGCGTGAAGAATCTGGTCGTCCAGCCCACCCACCTGATGCACGGTGCTGAGTACGACGAGATGATGGAAATGATCGACACCTACCGCGACAAGTTTGAATCTGTCGCTGTGGCTGAGCCCCTGCTGGGCGAGGTCGGTTCCGATGCCACCATCATCAATCAGGATAAGGAAGACGTTGCCAAGGCTGTCACCGCTGCTGCCGTGAAGGAAGCCGGCTACGACAGTCTGGATGCCGCTGCTGTGGACAAGGTCGCCTTTGTTTTTATGGGCCACGGCACCTCGCACACCGCAAAGGTGAGCTACAGCCAGATGCAGACCACTATGCAGACTCTGGGCTACGACAATGTGTTCATTGGCACCGTTGAGGGCAAGCCGGAAGAGACTGCCTGCGAGAACGTCATCGAGGCTGTTAAGGCTGCGGGCTACACCAAGGTCATTCTGCGCCCGTTGATGGTGGTTGCCGGCGATCACGCCAACAACGATATGGCCGGTGAGGATGCCGATTCCTGGCTGAGCCAGTTCAAGGCTTCCGGTGCTTTCGACAGCATCGACTGCCAGATCGCTGGTCTGGGTGGGATCGAGGATGTCCAGAAGCTGTATGTCGCCCACACCAAGGCGGCGATCGATTCTCTGAACGGTTGA
- a CDS encoding Hpt domain-containing protein, with the protein MGANYEDVLKRLYNEGMICKFTLMFLNDDSYPKLEQALKEGNVKEAFRAAHTLKGVCQNLGFTNLYQPTYDLTEVLRTGTLEGTKELFDSVTCQYKITINAIRALQ; encoded by the coding sequence ATGGGCGCAAATTATGAGGACGTGCTCAAGCGGCTTTACAACGAAGGCATGATCTGCAAATTTACGCTGATGTTTTTGAACGACGACAGCTATCCGAAACTGGAGCAGGCATTGAAGGAAGGAAATGTGAAGGAAGCATTCCGTGCGGCACACACGCTCAAGGGCGTGTGCCAGAACCTGGGCTTTACCAACCTGTATCAGCCCACCTACGATTTGACCGAGGTGCTGCGCACAGGCACACTGGAAGGTACCAAGGAGCTGTTTGACAGCGTGACCTGCCAGTACAAAATCACCATCAATGCGATCCGTGCGCTCCAGTAA